In the Streptomyces sp. NBC_00193 genome, CCGTCACCCGCGCGGACGCCATCGAGTAGAGCGCGGTGGCCAGCACGTCGCGCGCGCAGTGGCGCAACGCCCGGTCGTCCGCCGCCATTTCGAGCAGCAGCGGCACCTGCGCGGCGGCCTGCCGGGCCAGGGGCAGGCCGCGGAAGACCCGGCCGAAACCCGTGACGGCGCCGATCACCACGTGGTGCCGGCCGGCGATGTGTGCCCGCTCGTGCCGCAGGGCGGCGGCCAGTTGCGCCTCGCTGAGGATGTCCAGCGCGCCGGTGGTGACGACGATCTGCGCGGCCCGTCCGGGCAGGCAGTACACGGCCGGCGCGGCGTGCGGGACCACGGTGGCCCGCAGCCCCGTGTCGGCCCGGCCGATCAGCCGGAGCCCGTGCGCGTGCCGGCCGCGCCGCCGCCGGGCCTTCAGGAGTTCGCGGCAGAACGCCGCCGCGGGCAGGGCGAGTACGACGGCGGCCGCCCCCAGTGCCCGCCC is a window encoding:
- a CDS encoding M56 family metallopeptidase, producing the protein MNHHVLPPLIAAVCTGLLCPGPLARARWAGQAPRLAVAAWGLLAAAFTAAVALGAMLLFVPYEDAHRLGDHAAACLAWSGQDCAAAADMVDGRALGAAAVVLALPAAAFCRELLKARRRRGRHAHGLRLIGRADTGLRATVVPHAAPAVYCLPGRAAQIVVTTGALDILSEAQLAAALRHERAHIAGRHHVVIGAVTGFGRVFRGLPLARQAAAQVPLLLEMAADDRALRHCARDVLATALYSMASARVTDRSAFAAGGPSVALRIARILDRPGVARPVLTGLVWMGTRACVIVPVATTCCLILG